One Pseudomonas muyukensis DNA segment encodes these proteins:
- a CDS encoding S66 peptidase family protein — translation MNCLETAEYLLPKALPDNARFAIIAPAGPARLDTDKARLWFESRGLQCRIYPGVLQADGYLAGSDEQRLRDLHDAFSAPDIDAILCMRGGYGSMRLLDRVDFELIRRHPKPLVGYSDITALHSALNRHTGLVTFHGAMLNADLLGGKQEPTVRSLFEQLGGRLRAGDAIAHPSAYPLTCVVPGTASGRLVGGNLSLLGSTLGTLAQVDTQDSILFIEDVNEPLYRVDRLLTQLRLAGKLEGVRGVLVGDFAGITVAAMTPLLLDTFGPLGVPVLAGWRSGHCDPNVCLPLGARVRLDSVGQTLVLEQGLFRG, via the coding sequence ATGAATTGCCTGGAAACTGCCGAGTACCTGTTGCCCAAGGCCCTGCCTGACAACGCCCGCTTCGCCATCATCGCCCCGGCCGGGCCGGCGCGGCTGGATACTGACAAGGCGCGGCTGTGGTTCGAAAGCCGTGGCCTGCAATGCCGTATCTACCCCGGCGTACTGCAAGCGGACGGGTACCTCGCCGGCAGCGACGAGCAGCGCCTGCGTGACCTGCACGATGCGTTCAGTGCCCCGGACATCGACGCCATCCTGTGCATGCGCGGCGGTTACGGCAGCATGCGCCTGCTGGACCGGGTCGACTTCGAACTGATCCGTCGCCATCCCAAGCCGCTGGTGGGCTACAGCGACATCACCGCTCTGCATTCGGCGCTCAACCGGCATACTGGGCTGGTCACCTTTCATGGCGCCATGCTCAACGCCGACTTGCTGGGCGGCAAGCAGGAGCCGACCGTTCGCTCATTGTTCGAGCAATTGGGCGGGCGCTTGCGGGCGGGAGACGCGATCGCTCATCCGTCGGCTTATCCACTGACCTGCGTGGTGCCGGGCACGGCCAGTGGCAGGCTGGTCGGCGGCAACCTGTCGTTGCTCGGCTCCACGCTGGGGACGCTGGCGCAAGTCGACACCCAAGACAGCATCCTGTTCATCGAGGACGTCAACGAGCCGCTGTACCGGGTCGACCGCTTGCTGACGCAGCTGCGCCTGGCCGGCAAGCTGGAGGGGGTGCGTGGCGTGCTGGTGGGGGACTTTGCCGGGATCACCGTGGCGGCGATGACGCCACTGCTGCTGGATACCTTCGGCCCGCTCGGGGTACCGGTGCTGGCCGGGTGGCGCAGCGGGCATTGTGATCCGAATGTGTGCTTGCCGCTGGGGGCTCGGGTAAGGCTGGATAGTGTTGGGCAGACACTGGTGCTGGAGCAGGGTCTGTTCAGGGGCTGA
- the lipA gene encoding lipoyl synthase — MTTVQEAVPNLIPTQDVTPRPAPKKVEAGVKLRGAEKVARIPVKIIPTEELPKKPDWIRVRIPVSPEVDRIKQLLRKHKLHSVCEEASCPNLGECFSGGTATFMIMGDICTRRCPFCDVGHGRPKPLDLDEPKNLAVAIADLRLKYVVITSVDRDDLRDGGAQHFADCIREIRALSPGVQLETLVPDYRGRMDVALEITAQTPPDVFNHNLETVPRLYKAARPGSDYDWSLDLLQKFKQMVPHVPTKSGLMLGLGETDEEVIEVMQRMREHDIDMLTLGQYLQPSRNHLPVQRFVHPDTFAWFAEEGYKMGFKNVASGPLVRSSYHADQQAHEAKIKL; from the coding sequence ATGACAACTGTGCAAGAAGCCGTGCCGAACCTGATCCCGACGCAAGACGTCACCCCGCGCCCCGCGCCGAAGAAAGTCGAGGCGGGCGTGAAGCTGCGTGGCGCCGAGAAGGTCGCGCGCATCCCGGTGAAGATCATCCCCACCGAAGAACTGCCGAAGAAACCCGACTGGATCCGCGTGCGCATCCCGGTTTCGCCGGAGGTCGACCGCATCAAGCAACTGCTGCGCAAGCACAAGCTGCACAGCGTCTGCGAAGAGGCCTCCTGCCCGAACCTGGGCGAGTGCTTCTCTGGCGGTACCGCCACCTTCATGATCATGGGCGATATCTGCACCCGTCGCTGCCCGTTCTGCGACGTCGGCCACGGCCGGCCGAAGCCGCTGGACCTCGACGAGCCGAAGAACCTGGCCGTGGCCATCGCCGACCTGCGCCTGAAGTACGTGGTGATCACCTCGGTGGACCGCGACGACCTGCGTGATGGCGGTGCCCAGCACTTCGCCGACTGTATCCGCGAGATTCGCGCGCTGTCGCCGGGCGTGCAGCTGGAAACCCTGGTGCCGGACTACCGTGGGCGCATGGACGTGGCGCTGGAAATCACCGCGCAGACCCCGCCGGATGTGTTCAACCACAACCTCGAGACCGTGCCGCGCCTGTACAAGGCCGCGCGCCCGGGTTCGGACTACGACTGGTCGCTGGACCTGCTGCAGAAGTTCAAGCAGATGGTCCCGCACGTGCCGACCAAGTCCGGCCTGATGCTCGGCCTGGGCGAGACCGACGAAGAGGTGATCGAGGTGATGCAGCGCATGCGCGAGCACGACATCGACATGCTGACCCTGGGCCAGTACCTGCAACCGTCGCGCAACCACCTGCCGGTGCAGCGCTTCGTGCACCCGGACACCTTCGCCTGGTTCGCCGAGGAAGGCTACAAGATGGGCTTCAAGAACGTCGCCTCCGGCCCGTTGGTGCGTTCGTCGTACCACGCCGACCAGCAGGCTCACGAAGCCAAGATCAAGCTCTGA
- the lipB gene encoding lipoyl(octanoyl) transferase LipB — MPGVLGIRDLGLQPYEPVLEAMRRFTEQRGPDSLDEVWLVEHPPVFTQGQAGKAEHLLVPGEIPVVQTDRGGQVTYHGPGQLVAYLLLDVRRLSIGVRELVSRIELTLIDLLASYGVQALAKPDAPGVYVDGAKIASLGLRIRNGRSFHGLALNVDMDLAPFRRINPCGYAGLAMTQLRDLAGPIELDEVRTRLRGQLVRHLDYAEQTTLTGGID; from the coding sequence ATGCCTGGCGTGCTCGGTATTCGCGACCTTGGCCTGCAGCCCTATGAGCCGGTGCTGGAGGCCATGCGCCGCTTTACCGAGCAGCGTGGCCCGGACAGCCTGGACGAAGTCTGGCTGGTCGAGCATCCTCCCGTGTTCACCCAGGGCCAGGCCGGCAAGGCCGAGCACTTGTTGGTGCCTGGCGAGATCCCGGTGGTGCAGACCGACCGCGGCGGCCAGGTCACCTACCATGGCCCCGGCCAGCTGGTGGCCTACCTGCTGCTGGATGTACGACGCCTGAGCATCGGCGTGCGCGAGCTGGTCAGCCGCATCGAGCTGACCCTCATCGACCTGCTCGCCAGCTACGGCGTGCAGGCGCTGGCAAAACCCGACGCCCCTGGCGTCTATGTCGATGGCGCGAAGATCGCGTCACTTGGCCTTCGAATTCGCAACGGCCGTTCGTTCCACGGCCTTGCCTTGAACGTGGACATGGACCTTGCGCCATTCCGCCGAATCAACCCCTGTGGGTATGCGGGGCTGGCCATGACCCAGCTGCGCGACCTGGCAGGCCCGATCGAACTCGACGAGGTCAGGACAAGGCTGCGCGGACAGCTGGTCAGGCACCTCGACTATGCTGAGCAGACGACCCTGACGGGCGGAATCGACTGA
- a CDS encoding DUF493 domain-containing protein, with the protein MSEEDVKSHKIEFPCEDYPIKVIGDTVVGFKDTVIEILSKYAKVDLSTLAERQSKEGKYTTVQLHIVATGEDQLHDINSALRATGIVKMVL; encoded by the coding sequence ATGAGCGAAGAAGACGTCAAGTCGCACAAGATCGAATTCCCCTGCGAGGATTACCCGATCAAGGTGATCGGCGATACCGTTGTCGGCTTCAAGGACACGGTGATCGAGATCCTCAGCAAGTACGCCAAGGTCGACCTGTCGACCCTGGCCGAACGCCAGAGCAAGGAAGGCAAGTACACCACGGTGCAGCTGCATATCGTTGCCACCGGTGAGGACCAGTTGCACGACATCAACAGCGCCCTGCGTGCTACCGGCATCGTGAAAATGGTGCTGTGA